The sequence below is a genomic window from Citricoccus muralis.
CTCCCACGACGTTCAGCGTGCACTGACGGAGCAACAGGCACCCGCTAGCGCACGTGGTGATCTTGCTGTGCGTCTGCTGCCCGCGTCCGCAAGCCCGGAAGCCCAGCTCTTGGTTCGCCAGGCAACGGAGCACCCACGCGGAGCTAAGCCGGTCGACCTCGTCCGCCGCTTTGCTGACGTGATCTCCGATCGCCAGCGTCGCTGGATCGCTGATGTTACTGTCGCGCGGCCGCTCGATAAAGCACAGCTGGAGCGTCTCGAGCGTGGGCTGTCCTCGGCATTTGGCCGGGATCTCACACTCAACGTGAACGTCGACCCCGAGCTGGTTGGTGGTATTCGGGTGCAGGTTGGCGACGACGTCGTCGACTCCTCGATCGCTACTCGACTGAACGATTTGCAACGGAAGATGGCCGGCTGACGACCGGCACTCGAACTAGTACACATTTACGGTCATCGTGAGCCACGATGATCAACACTGAAGAGAGCAGGGACTGCAGATGGCCGACTTGACCATCAACGCTGATGATGTCCGCAATGCCTTGAACGACTTCGCGGCGTCGTACGAACCCTCCGGCACCGAGCGTGTCGAGGTCGGCTACGTCGTCTCCGCAGCAGACGGTATCGCCCGTGTCGAGGGTTTGCCCTCGGTCATGGCCAACGAGCTGCTGACGTTCGCGAACGGCGTGTTCGGGCTTGCTCAGAACCTCGACCCCCGTGAAATCGGCGTCGTGGTTCTGGGTGAATTCCAGGGCATCGAAGAAGGAATGGAAGTACGCCGCACCGGAGAGGTTCTTTCCGTGCCGGTGGGCGACGGATTCATGGGTCGCGTGGTCGACCCTCTGGGTGCGCCGCTGGACAACCTTGGCCCCATCGAAGCCGAAGGACGTCGCGCACTGGAGCTGCAGGCTCCCGGCGTGACCCAGCGCAAGTCGGTTGAAGAGCCGCTGCAGACCGGGATGAAGGCTATCGACGCCATGATTCCGATCGGTCGCGGACAGCGCCAGCTGATCATTGGTGACCGTCAGACCGGTAAGACTGCCATCGCTGTCGACACCATCCTGAACCAGAAGGCCAACTGGGAGTCTGGCGATGCTTCCAAGCAGGTTCGCTGCGTGTACGTCGCTGTGGGCCAGAAGGCTTCCACCATCGCCTCGGTGCGTTCCACCCTTGAAGAGCACGGCGCCCTGGAGTACACCACCATTGTGGCTTCGCCCGCGTCCGACCCGGCCGGCTTCAAGTACTTGGCGCCCTACGCAGGCTCGGCCATCGGCCAGCACTGGATGTACGGCGGCAAGCACGTTCTGATCATCTTCGACGACCTGTCCAAGCAGGCAGAGGCTTACCGTGCGGTCTCGCTGCTTCTGCGTCGTCCTCCGGGCCGCGAGGCATACCCCGGCGACGTGTTCTACTTGCACTCCCGGTTGCTCGAGCGTTGCGCGAAGCTCTCCGATGACCTCGGCGGCGGTTCGATGACCGGTCTGCCGATCATCGAGACCAAGGCCAATGACGTATCCGCCTATATTCCGACCAACGTCATCTCCATTACGGACGGTCAGATCTTCCTGCAGTCCGACCTCTTCAACGCCAACCAGCGTCCCGCTGTGGACGTGGGTATCTCCGTGTCCCGCGTGGGTGGTGCTGCACAGGTGAAGGCCATGAAGAAGGTCTCCGGTACGTTGAAGCTGGACCTGGCTCAGTACCGCGACATGCAGGCGTTCTCCATGTTCGCCTCCGACCTGGATCCGGCGACCCGTCGTCAGCTGGCTCGGGGTGAACGTCTGATGGAGCTGCTGAAGCAGCCCCAGTACACTCCGTACCCCGTTGAGGAGCAGGTCGTGTCGATCTGGGCTGGTTCGAAGGGCCACCTTGACGATGTGCCGGTCTCGGATGTTCTGCGCTTCGAGCGCGACTTCCTGGATCACCTGCGTCGCAAGGACATCGTGCTGGCGTCGATCGCCGATACCGGCAAGCTGGAAGATTCGACTCTGGAAGCCCTCGAGAACGAGATCTCGTCCTTCAAGAAGAATTTCCTGGCCGAAGGCGATGATCACCTGGTGCATGCAGGCCACGAAGAGCACGATGCTCTTGAGGCCGAGAATGTCACCCAGGAGAAGATCGTCAAGCAGAAGCGCTGACGCCCGGACGGTGGCGGCTGACCGGTTCACGACAAGTCGCCGCCGTTCTGGACGAAGGAAAGGACAACCATGGGAGCAGCCGATATTCGGGTGTATCGCCAGAAGATCAATTCGACCACGTCGATGCAGAAGATCTTCAAGGCGATGGAGCTCATCGCGACGTCTCGAATCACCAAGGCTCGTGCCCGCGTGAGCGCGTCGTTGCCCTACGCTAACGCGATTACGCGTGCCGTCTCGGCCGTGTCATCGCAGCAGGACATCGAGCATGTCCTCACCTCCGAGGTGGAGAACCCGCGTCGGTCGGCCGTACTGATCATGTCTTCGGACCGTGGCATGGCCGGCGCGTACTCGGCCAATATTCTCCGTCACGCCGAAGGGCTGCTGGAGAAGCTGCGCGAAGAGGGCAAAGAGCCTGAGGTCTACTTGATGGGCCGCAAGGCACAGAGCTACTTCGACTTCCGGAACCGGGAGTACAAGCAGGTCTGGACCGGTAACACGGACAACCCGGAATTCCAGGTGGCCCGCGAAGTCGGCGAGACGTTGGTCGACGCCTTCCTCAAGGACACCGATGAGGGCGGAGTCGATGAGATCCACGTGGTCTTCACCGAATTCCGTTCGCTGGTCACGCAGGTGCCTGCCGTCGTCCGTCTACTTCCATTGGAGGTAGTCGAGGAGGAAGTCACCGAGACGACCGAGCTGCTTCCGCTCTACCAGTACGAGCCGGATCCCGACCAGGTGCTGGATGCGCTGCTGCCGAAGTACATCGAGTCGCGCATCTTCTCGGCCATGCTGCAGGCAGCCGCATCGGAGTTGGCCAACCGTCAGCGGGCAATGAAGTCTGCCGGCGACAACGCCTCCGATCTGATCAAGGAATACACGCTGCTGATGAACAACGCTCGTCAGGCATCCATCACCCAGGAGCTCACCGAGCTCATCGCGGGTGCGGATGCTTTGAGCGCGTCCTGACGCTTCGGGCTGAGAAGCTCACATCAACCGCCATCCACATCAAACGAAGTGAGAAAGATGACTGCCACCATTAACGAATCCGGCACCGGTTCCGCCACCGGCGCTGTGGGGCGTATTGCCCGCGTGACTGGTCCGGTGATTGACGCTGAATTCCCCAGCGACGCCATGCCGGAGATCTATAACGCTCTGACCGCTGAACTTTCCGTCAACGGTGAGACCCGCACCATCACCTTCGAGACTGCACAGCACCTGGGTGACAACCTGGTTCGCGCTATCTCGCTGCAGTCCACCGACGGCCTGGTCCGCGGTGCTGCTGTGACCGACTCTGGCGCTCCGATTTCGGTTCCCGTCGGCGATGTCGTCAAGGGCCACATCTTCAACGTGCTGGGCGAGGCCCTGGACGTTGAGACCTCCTCGCTGGAAGTCAACGAGCGTTGGCCTATTCACCGCCCGGCTCCGAACTTCGCTGACCTCGAAGGCTCGACCGAGATGCTGGAGACCGGCATCAAGGTGATCGACCTGCTGACGCCCTACATCCAGGGCGGAAAGATCGGCCTCTTCGGTGGTGCCGGTGTGGGCAAGACCGTGCTCATCCAGGAAATGATCACCCGTGTGGCCCGTAACTTCGGTGGTACTTCAGTCTTCGCCGGTGTCGGCGAGCGGACCCGTGAGGGTAACGACCTCTGGGTCGAGATGGAAGAAGCCAACGTGCTCAAGGACACCGCCCTGGTGTTCGGCCAGATGGATGAGCCGCCGGGCACCCGTCTGCGCGTGGCCCTGACCGGTCTGACTATGGCGGAGTACTTCCGTGATGTGCAGAAGCAGGACGTGCTGTTGTTCATCGACAACATCTTCCGCTTCTCACAGGCTGGTTCCGAGGTATCGACCCTGCTGGGCCGCATGCCGTCTGCAGTGGGTTACCAGCCGAACCTCGCCGACGAGATGGGCGTTCTTCAGGAGCGCATCACCTCGACTCGTGGTCACTCCATCACCTCGATGCAGGCCGTGTACGTCCCCGCGGACGACTACACCGACCCGGCTCCGGCTAACGTGTTCGCCCACCTCGACGCCACCACGAACCTGACCCGTTCGCTGGCCTCCCGTGGTCTGTACCCGGCTGTGGATCCGCTGGCTTCGACCTCGCGCATCCTCGACCCGCAGTATGTGGGCCAGGAGCACTACGACACTGCCATTCGCGTGAAGCAGATCCTCCAGAAGAACAAGGAACTGCAGGACATCATCGCGATCCTTGGCGTCGACGAGCTCTCCGAGGAAGACAAGATCGTCGTCTCCCGCGCACGTCGCATCGAGCAGTTCCTGTCGCAGAACACCTACACCGCCAAGCAGTTCACTGGCGTTGAAGGTTCCACCGTGCCGATCAAGGACACCGTTGAGGGCTTCAAGGCCATTTGCGATGGTGACCTGGATCACGTCGCGGAGCAGGCGTTTTACAACGTCGGCGGCCTGGACGATGTTGAGCGCGAGTGGGCACGCATCCAGAAGGAATCCTGATTCATGGCTGCCAACGAACTCGAAGTAGAGATCGTCGCTGAGGACCGTTTCGTATGGTCTGGCCCGGCTCGATCCGTTTCGGCACGCACCATCGAAGGTGAGATTGGGATTCTTCCTGGTCACACCCCGTTGCTCGCCGTTCTCGGCGACGGTGAAGTCGTGGTCGAGTCCGGAGACGGAACGGCCGTAACCGTTCGCGCCGAAGGCGGGTTCTTCTCCGTGGACAATAACCGCGTGGTGATTGCTGCCGGTGCTGCAACGCTGGAGGGTGAAGCCTCACACGGGTCTGTAGCCTGACATGACGTCCGGGTGGTTCGTAGGAACCGTACTGAGTATCCTCGCCATCGTGGCGCTGATCGTCCTGATCGTGGGCGCAGTGCTCTGGTGGAGGAGACGTACGCTCCTACGGACCCCTGGCACGTTTAAGGCCAGATTCGTGGCTTCCCCGGATCAGATCGACTCACAGGGGCAAGGTGCCCGCGTGATCCTCTGCTACAACGAGACCACGGTAGAACTGATGACAGTATTCTCCGTGAGTCCGTTGCCTCGCTGGACGGCTCCACGCCATCGTTTGGACATTAAGCGTCTCGGACCAGCGCGCAAAGAAGGCTGGGTCCGCGTGCGTTTAGAAGACGGTGCGAAGGCGCAGGAACTGCTCATGGATGAGATCAACGTCTCCGAATTGGCTACGTGGTTGGAGTCCGGCCCGTCCATCGGAATCGGTATCTGGCGGGATGAACCGATCCGACGGCAACGGCGTCGTTTCTTCTGACTCGGTCAGCCGGTGTCGGACGACCTCGGACACTCAACACACAACTACACAGAAGCCGCTGGGTGAGGGAACGTGGATGGTCCCTCGCCCGGCGGCTTCGTCGTTTAGCAAAGTGCGCTCCTAGCCTGCTATTGCGTCAGAAGACTAGCCCGCTACTGCGTCAGAAGAGTCGAGCATCGGCGTCGTCAACACCGCGTAGCGCATCGTAGTCCAGCGTCACGCACCGGAAACCGCGGTCCTCGGCAAGAGTGCGGGCCTGCGGTTTGATCTGCTGTGCGGCGAACACCCCTTGGACGGGCGCCAGCAGGGGATCGCGATTCAGCAGCTCGACATAGCGGGTGAGCTGCTCCACGCCGTCGATGTCACCGCGCCGTTTCAGCTCCACGGCCACGGTGGCGCCTTCGGCATTCCGGGCCACAATATCGACCGGACCAATAGCGGTCATGTACTCGCGGCGGACCAAGCTGTAGCCATCACCCAGGGTAGTGATCTGCTCGGCCAGCAATCGCTGCAGGTCGGCTTCCACACCGTCCTTGATCAGTCCCGGGTCCTGTCCCAGTTCGTGGGAAGAATCATGATGGGTCGCGAAAAGATGGATGATCAGTTGGTCATCGGTTTTCTGTGCGGAGACGGTCCAGACCGACTGGACGCCTTGTCCAGATAATGCTTCATCGGGTTCAGTTTCGCGCAAGGTGGCCGGAGGGCTCATCCAGTTCAGCGGCTTGTAGGAACCGCCGTCGGAGTGCACCAGGACAGCGCCGTCTGCCTTGATCATCAACAGGCGACTTGCCCGTGGAAGATGGGCGTTGAGTCGGCCTCGATACGTCACTGAACAGTCTGCTATCACCAATCGCACACCGGAGAGTTTACCCGGTATCGGTCCTCTCCGAGTCTGCCGAGGCCGAGGGTGGGGGAAGTCGATATGCGAAAATGGTGGCATGCCCCGTTCCAACCGTCCCCGCCGTTCGTCGTCGTCACGACGTCGCGGGGCCTCTCCGGACCGTGGCCAGGGGACCTCGCGTCCGGGAATGCCTGACGGGTTGAATCTGCGTCTGGGAATGGATCCCGGATACCACCACGAATCTGCCGCCGATGGGGACTGGCACGTGCGTAAGATCCCGGCCTGGCGTGCCGTGAAGGATTACACCTGCCCGGGTTGTTTCCGTACGATCATCACTGGCCAGGCACATCTGGTGGCCTGGCGCAGTGACCATCTCTTCGGGGACGAAGCCGCCGGTGAAGAACGCCGGCACTGGCATCTGAAATGCTGGGAGAACCGGCGTCAAGATCGCCGTTGAGCGGTTGCCTGCGGCTATCGCGAATCCTGATACGGCAGCAATACTTCTCGAAGTATCAAGAGCACCGCCGCAGCGGTAGGGATAGCTATCAGAGCTCCGAGAACCCCCAGCATGGTGCCGCCAGCGATGACGGCGATAACCGCCACGGAACTGGGGACGGCCACCGCACGAGTCATCACGCGCGGGGAGACGAAGTAAGCCTCGACCTGCAAGTAGATGAAGTAGATGGCGGCGAAGATGAGTGTGGCCTGCCAACCAACAGCCAGGCTGATGAGGCTGATGATGATCCCGCCGATCATGGCCCCGACCAGCGGGATGAACGCCATCAGGCCGGCAAAGAATGCCATCAGTGTGGCAAACGGGATTCCGGCAAGGGAGACGGCGATGAAGGCAACGCAGCCGTTGAGCACGGCGACGATGGACTGTCCGATGACGTAGTGGCCGACGGAGGTGGTGATCTGCTCCGAGAGGGTTTCCACGCGAGTCCGGCGGCTGCG
It includes:
- a CDS encoding F0F1 ATP synthase subunit delta — its product is MAGASRDSLAQVKTEAEQALSTGGIELSEQLFAALAVIDDNGSLRRSLTDPTWEPAKRRALAAQVFGAHVSDATRQVLEAAVAARWSHERDLGDALEHLAVLAAAGAAERGGLDGLKNLVAELLGFRTAVESSHDVQRALTEQQAPASARGDLAVRLLPASASPEAQLLVRQATEHPRGAKPVDLVRRFADVISDRQRRWIADVTVARPLDKAQLERLERGLSSAFGRDLTLNVNVDPELVGGIRVQVGDDVVDSSIATRLNDLQRKMAG
- the atpA gene encoding F0F1 ATP synthase subunit alpha produces the protein MADLTINADDVRNALNDFAASYEPSGTERVEVGYVVSAADGIARVEGLPSVMANELLTFANGVFGLAQNLDPREIGVVVLGEFQGIEEGMEVRRTGEVLSVPVGDGFMGRVVDPLGAPLDNLGPIEAEGRRALELQAPGVTQRKSVEEPLQTGMKAIDAMIPIGRGQRQLIIGDRQTGKTAIAVDTILNQKANWESGDASKQVRCVYVAVGQKASTIASVRSTLEEHGALEYTTIVASPASDPAGFKYLAPYAGSAIGQHWMYGGKHVLIIFDDLSKQAEAYRAVSLLLRRPPGREAYPGDVFYLHSRLLERCAKLSDDLGGGSMTGLPIIETKANDVSAYIPTNVISITDGQIFLQSDLFNANQRPAVDVGISVSRVGGAAQVKAMKKVSGTLKLDLAQYRDMQAFSMFASDLDPATRRQLARGERLMELLKQPQYTPYPVEEQVVSIWAGSKGHLDDVPVSDVLRFERDFLDHLRRKDIVLASIADTGKLEDSTLEALENEISSFKKNFLAEGDDHLVHAGHEEHDALEAENVTQEKIVKQKR
- a CDS encoding F0F1 ATP synthase subunit gamma; translated protein: MGAADIRVYRQKINSTTSMQKIFKAMELIATSRITKARARVSASLPYANAITRAVSAVSSQQDIEHVLTSEVENPRRSAVLIMSSDRGMAGAYSANILRHAEGLLEKLREEGKEPEVYLMGRKAQSYFDFRNREYKQVWTGNTDNPEFQVAREVGETLVDAFLKDTDEGGVDEIHVVFTEFRSLVTQVPAVVRLLPLEVVEEEVTETTELLPLYQYEPDPDQVLDALLPKYIESRIFSAMLQAAASELANRQRAMKSAGDNASDLIKEYTLLMNNARQASITQELTELIAGADALSAS
- the atpD gene encoding F0F1 ATP synthase subunit beta encodes the protein MTATINESGTGSATGAVGRIARVTGPVIDAEFPSDAMPEIYNALTAELSVNGETRTITFETAQHLGDNLVRAISLQSTDGLVRGAAVTDSGAPISVPVGDVVKGHIFNVLGEALDVETSSLEVNERWPIHRPAPNFADLEGSTEMLETGIKVIDLLTPYIQGGKIGLFGGAGVGKTVLIQEMITRVARNFGGTSVFAGVGERTREGNDLWVEMEEANVLKDTALVFGQMDEPPGTRLRVALTGLTMAEYFRDVQKQDVLLFIDNIFRFSQAGSEVSTLLGRMPSAVGYQPNLADEMGVLQERITSTRGHSITSMQAVYVPADDYTDPAPANVFAHLDATTNLTRSLASRGLYPAVDPLASTSRILDPQYVGQEHYDTAIRVKQILQKNKELQDIIAILGVDELSEEDKIVVSRARRIEQFLSQNTYTAKQFTGVEGSTVPIKDTVEGFKAICDGDLDHVAEQAFYNVGGLDDVEREWARIQKES
- a CDS encoding F0F1 ATP synthase subunit epsilon, yielding MAANELEVEIVAEDRFVWSGPARSVSARTIEGEIGILPGHTPLLAVLGDGEVVVESGDGTAVTVRAEGGFFSVDNNRVVIAAGAATLEGEASHGSVA
- a CDS encoding DUF2550 family protein gives rise to the protein MALIVLIVGAVLWWRRRTLLRTPGTFKARFVASPDQIDSQGQGARVILCYNETTVELMTVFSVSPLPRWTAPRHRLDIKRLGPARKEGWVRVRLEDGAKAQELLMDEINVSELATWLESGPSIGIGIWRDEPIRRQRRRFF
- the nucS gene encoding endonuclease NucS, with the translated sequence MRLVIADCSVTYRGRLNAHLPRASRLLMIKADGAVLVHSDGGSYKPLNWMSPPATLRETEPDEALSGQGVQSVWTVSAQKTDDQLIIHLFATHHDSSHELGQDPGLIKDGVEADLQRLLAEQITTLGDGYSLVRREYMTAIGPVDIVARNAEGATVAVELKRRGDIDGVEQLTRYVELLNRDPLLAPVQGVFAAQQIKPQARTLAEDRGFRCVTLDYDALRGVDDADARLF